A portion of the Hoplias malabaricus isolate fHopMal1 chromosome 1, fHopMal1.hap1, whole genome shotgun sequence genome contains these proteins:
- the LOC136689411 gene encoding bridge-like lipid transfer protein family member 2 — MSALLIAALVLLVLGLVSVFILRWIGCRLAVRFFHNVLNAELKIKSVGLFSLRGVSIQFLPQHTLEIDQIWISSKLVNQDLPRYLALCVGETRVRIDLQEPLKQRVSRDQGESSRKPLLSPSTLHFLSQLLSLHIRSINVMVLNLLLPESLWHMTSTGITLLLDHQCKRLAWDFSVGQLSSKVLKSSRLQDMCLAEVSLGLTVSGDVNLPDLRPGQLALSVRTLLAEMHEGLFHSQLLLQKAASPPEPNTAVTDHAENQDVQMEAVAKLQHMVPQKVSVEFENTNVTLSMHSQKRHLNWTLKSLKVGYGRDEELPPLKALSTELRFPHSSLELLLEDGLLLSQSRQRIICLNTLKTLLQVTTEDICGSVTINTCIVHYRQQEFSHWLDLFSWEQLTHRKAAHRKKQFPLLDAPVRISSSVSNINVSVQLGDTPPFALGFLSSTAELQHLVESSTEEEPEQSLNMSQQVSLSLDHFWWRVGQGSHIQQAPHPPGKHVWGEALILDSFTLKGSYSKPRKIAASVHVESNLQGLQVEVSETCTLCLSRLLSLFKLDQIQNSLSPGPSTAQESPGQQLPTLKLELSLQDTNVFTLSHVAGAVALRIDTVGANGSADSSQVSMQGVALVVLKSLTESMEPCCPADQASSPILSLSSLLVSYHKNSRSLEVRSKEALTLQWTPSDHMFLYQHACESQNCWTTLSVVLDGKHKEEVSHFQASPSVGSLNMCVDLACTKLTAYVAEQNFIIIHADTLSISKQCGATHIKSPRVVFNFDGNDIFTFSDPEVHMLNEPPEELQQHRARFPFLTTKHNRAWLFSFPSLAVEFPYQYNFSSTFDKAINVQKWLKSLHGSMVQPGENGQLPPDLLFRVGQFSFIFLDDVFEIKLRDNYELMKDESKESAKRLQLLDRKVAELRKQHGELLPARKIEELYASLERKHIEIYIQRSGRLYANTPMRKSLLTWTLTQLELVVLADKSLHGPDRVRQLLREIDGISPFPRDGLPLVVQWCRAIRFKLSAFLVRIRDYPRYLFEIRDWELSGRLIGTEQDGQLRGRRKEVVQLGQPWGEVIVQRNMPPLKFYYDLNSNISLYTIVWGPCWDPAWTLIGQAVDLLTNPTADPSPLLTWWDKSRLLLHGHWHMDIEQANLHQLATEDPYNTTENMHWEWIKLNFDWNPGQFVFKGDMDVNVRTASKYDDICFLHLPNLCMTLDLQWLCHGNPHDHHGVLLCCAENVADVTSGQPHDSYRAFRSENLNLSITMELNQSSGTGPCQPRILLYSSTLRWMQNFWATWTSVSRPICRGKLFHSIRPSRKKLGQHYKQMSYTAAFPQLQVHYWASFAQQRGIQLECTKGHIFTRGAQRLIPQAGTVMRRLISEWNVTQMVSELSLVTVHLMSSTSDETADHQINAQVKKTHLLSLSSLSYQRQSNRIEEEASSKDETNASYTHKLCLVDLRASWTTTNRNIAFGLYDGYKKAAVLKRNLSTEALKGLRIDTQLQAKKLKRSSSTYSSSASQSIPIIPTTQRLEKSQNEGTSMLQKLIEETDKFVVFSEEDAGVSDQLCGIAACQTDDVYNRNWCIELVNCQMMLRGTETAGCVLVSAAKAQLLQCEHHPAWYNDTLKQKTTWTCSLDCMQYFATMEPNPSEQEDGQLWLEVKNIEEHRERNLDSVQELMESGQAVGGMVSTTTDWNQPSQVQETQQVQRIISRCSCRMYYIGYSHDIDPELATQIKPPEISDRHEKEDLLKKQAGAVDTFTLIHNELEISTNPVQYAMILDIVNNLLLHVEPRRKEHSEKKQRVRFQLEISSNPEEQRSSILHLQEAVRQHVAQIRRLEKQIYSNIRSQPEELRGDELSDINLRLQNQLNQEKTDLQMKSEELNILIRCFKDFQLQRANKMELRKPPEDVSVVRRTEIYFAQARWCLTEEDGQLGIAELELQRFVYSKLNKSDDTAEHLLELGWFTMNNLLPNAAYKVVLRPQSPCQSGRQLALRIFSKVRPPVGGISVKEHFEVNVVPLTIQLMYQFFKRMMGFFFPGRNVEEEEVGDEEDKFRLVTTGVVKPRQLSEDSLAGLGPSKGVAQGINRTSGVRRSFRKPPEHPVDDIDKMKERAAMNNSFIYIKIPQVPLCVSYKGEKSSVDWKDLNLVLPCLEYHNNTWTWLDFAMAVKRDSRKALVAQMIKEKLRLKPAAVAESRGKVAEGKVDSSVQQQEEDEKARLLIGLSTTDKSSSKKSIFSRRK; from the exons ATGTCTGCCCTGCTGATTGCCGCCCTGGTCCTTTTGGTTCTGGGACTCGTGTCGGTCTTCATTCTCAG ATGGATTGGCTGTAGGTTGGCTGTGCGCTTCTTTCACAATGTcctgaatgctgagctgaagatCAAATCTGTGGGCCTCTTTTCACTTCGAGGAGTTAGCATACAGTTCTTGCCTCAACATACACTG GAAATAGATCAAATATGGATTTCAAGTAAATTAGTTAACCAGGACTTGCC GAGGTATTTGGCTCTATGTGTGGGTGAGACTCGCGTACGGATTGATCTGCAGGAGCCCCTTAAACAGCGTGTGTCCAGGGACCAAGGGGAGAGTTCACGCAAACCACTGCTCAGCCCCTCCACACTGCACTTTCTCTCCCAG TTATTGTCACTCCACATCCGCTCCATAAATGTGATGGTGCTGAATCTGCTGCTGCCTGAGTCCCTTTGGCACATGACCAGCACAGGTATCACGTTGCTGCTCGATCACCAATGCAAGAG GTTAGCCTGGGACTTTTCAGTGGGACAACTCAGTAGTAAAGTTCTCAAAAGCAGCAGACTg CAGGACATGTGTCTGGCAGAGGTGTCTCTGGGTTTGACAGTGAGTGGGGATGTCAATTTGCCTGACCTGAGGCCAGGTCAGTTGGCTCTGAGTGTTAGGACCCTGCTGGCAGAGATGCATGAGGGGCTGTTTCACTCTCAGCTGCTGCTTCAAAAAGCAGCATCTCCACCAGAGCCCAACACAGCTGTCACAG ATCATGCAGAAAATCAGGATGTTCAGATGGAAGCAGTGGCGAAGCTTCAACATATGGTTCCACAGAAAGTCAGTGTGGAGTTTGAGAATACTAATGTCACCCTGTCCATGCACAGCCAGAAGCG CCATCTGAACTGGACTCTGAAGTCTCTGAAGGTGGGTTACGGACGTGATGAGGAGCTGCCTCCTCTGAAAGCCCTCAGTACTGAGCTCCGCTTTCCACACAGCAGCCTGGAGCTACTGCTGGAGG aTGGGCTGCTTCTCTCACAGAGCAGGCAGAGGATTATATGTCTCAATACACTTAAAACTTTACTGCAG GTGACAACGGAAGACATCTGTGGTTCGGTTACCATCAACACCTGTATCGTCCACTATCGGCAGCAGGAGTTCTCCCACTGGTTGGACCTTTTCTCCTGGGAACAGCTCACGCACAGGAAGGCTGCACACAGAAAAAA ACAGTTTCCGCTCCTGGATGCCCCAGTCAGGATCAGCTCTTCTGTGTCCAACATTAACGTGTCTGTTCAGCTTGGTGACACTCCTCCATTTGCTCTTGGTTTTCTCTCTTCTACTGCAG AACTCCAACATTTAGTAGAATCTAGTACAGAAGAAGAGCCTGAGCAAAGTCTGAATATGAGCCAGCAAGTGTCTCTATCCCTGGACCATTTTTGGTGGAGAGTGGGCCAAGGCTCTCACATCCAGCAAGCACCTCATCCGCCAGGCAAACATGTGTGGGGGGAGGCCCTCATCCTGGACTCTTTCACATTAAag GGCAGCTACAGTAAGCCCCGGAAAATTGCTGCAAGTGTACATGTAGAGTCTAATCTGCAGGGTCTGCAGGTGGAGGTATCTGAGACCTGCACTTTGTGCCTCTCTCGCTTGCTTTCTCTCTTCAAACTGGATCAAATTCAGAACTCCCTCAGTCCTGGGCCTTCCACTGCACAGGAATCACCAGGTCAACAACTTCCTACCTTAAAGCTTGAACTCAGCCTGCAGGATACTAATGTGTTCACACTGTCCCATGTCGCAG GGGCTGTGGCATTACGTATCGACACAGTGGGAGCTAATGGCTCAGCTGATAGCTCACAAGTCTCTATGCAGGGTGTGGCTTTGGTTGTACTGAAATCTCTTACTGAGAGCATGGAGCCATGCTGCCCAGCAGATCAGGCTTCCAGTCCCATCCTCAGCCTCAGCAGCCTCCTCGTGTCCTACCACAAAAATAGCCGCAGCCTGGAG GTGAGGAGCAAAGAAGCCTTAACATTGCAGTGGACGCCATCTGATCACATGTTCCTCTATCAACATGCGTGTGAGAGCCAGAACTGTTGGACCACATTGTCTGTAGTGCTGGATGGGAAACACAAGGAGGAAGTATCCCACTTTCAAGCTTCTCCTTCTGTAGGAAGCCTCAACATGTGTGTTGATCTGGCCTGCACCAAACTCACTGCATATGTAGCAGAGCAAAACTTTATCATCATCCATGCTGATACTCTTTCTATCTCAAAACAGTGTGGAGCCACTCACATAAAATCACCTCGTGTTGTGTTCAACTTTGATGGCAATGACATATTCACCTTCTCAGATCCAGAAGTGCACATGTTGAATGAGCCACCAGAAGAACTACAGCAACACCGGGCACGCTTTCCATTCCTTACCACAAAGCACAATCGTGCCTGGCTGTTCTCTTTCCCAAGCCTAGCTGTGGAATTCCCTTACCAGTACAACTTTTCCAGCACTTTTGACAAGGCCATCAACGTACAGAAATGGCTTAAGAGCCTTCATGGGAGCATGGTGCAGCCAGGAGAAAATGGACAACTTCCTCCAGACTTGCTATTCCGTGTAGGCCAGTTCTCTTTCATCTTCCTGGATGATGTTTTCGAGATAAAGCTTCGAGACAACTATGAACTGATGAAGGACGAGAGTAAAGAGAGTGCCAAGCGTCTCCAGCTGCTTGATCGTAAGGTGGCTGAGCTGCGCAAACAGCATGGTGAACTGCTGCCTGCTCGCAAGATCGAGGAATTGTATGCCTCTCTGGAGCGCAAGCACATTGAGATCTACATACAACGTTCCGGTCGCCTCTATGCCAATACACCCATGCGCAAATCACTACTCACTTGGACCCTGACACAGCTTGAGTTAGTAGTGTTAGCAGATAAGTCCCTCCATGGGCCAGATAGAGTCCGGCAACTGTTACGTGAGATTGATGGCATCAGCCCCTTCCCCAGAGATGGCCTACCCCTGGTTGTTCAGTGGTGTCGCGCAATTCGGTTCAAGTTGTCGGCTTTCCTAG TGAGGATCCGAGATTACCCCCGTTACCTGTTTGAAATAAGAGACTGGGAGCTGTCTGGGAGGCTCATTGGGACAGAGCAGGATGGACAATTGCGTGGACGACGGAAGGAAGTAGTTCAGCTCGGCCAGCCATGGGGTGAAGTGATCGTCCAGCGAAACATGCCTCCCCTTAAATTCTACTATGATCTCAACT CAAACATATCCTTGTACACTATTGTGTGGGGGCCATGCTGGGACCCTGCTTGGACTCTAATAGGACAGGCAGTTGATTTACTGACTAATCCCACGGCTGACCCCTCCCCTCTGTTGACATGGTGGGATAAAAGCAGGCTGCTCCTCCATGGGCACTGGCACATGGACATTGAACAGGCCAACCTACACCAACTGGCCACAGAG GATCCATACAACACTACCGAAAATATGCACTGGGAGTGGATTAAACTCAACTTTGACTGGAACCCTGGACAGTTTGTTTTTAAGGGTGACATGGATGTTAATGTTAGGACAGCCTCCAA gtATGATGATATCTGTTTCCTTCACCTTCCCAATCTGTGTATGACACTGGACCTTCAGTGGCTTTGCCATGGCAATCCACATGACCACCATGGGGTCTTGCTTTGCTGTGCTGAGAATGTGGCCGATGTGACTTCAGGGCAGCCACATGATTCTTACAGGGCCTTTCGCTCAGAGAACCTCAACCTCTCCATCACCATGGAGCTTAATCAGAGCTCTGGTACAG gacCTTGCCAGCCCCGAATCCTCCTGTACAGTAGCACCCTGCGTTGGATGCAGAACTTCTGGGCCACTTGGACCAGTGTGTCTCGGCCCATCTGTAGAGGAAAACTCTTCCACAGCATCAGGCCATCCCGCAAAAAGCTTGGCCAGCACTACAAGCAGATGTCCTACACAGCAGCATTCCCCCAGCTGCAG gTTCATTATTGGGCATCTTTTGCTCAGCAGAGAGGAATTCAGCTAGAGTGCACTAAAGGCCACATTTTCACTAGAGGGGCCCAAAGACTTATTCCTCAGG cgGGCACAGTGATGAGGAGGTTGATATCGGAGTGGAATGTGACCCAGATGGTCAGTGAACTGTCTCTGGTTACCGTTCACTTGATGTCCTCCACCTCAGATGAGACGGCTGATCACCAGATCAACGCCCAGGTGAAAAAGACTCACCTGCTCAGTCTGTCTTCACTCAGCTACCAGAGACAAAGCAATCGAATTGAAGAG GAGGCCAGTTCCAAAGATGAGACCAATGCTTCctacacacacaagctgtgtttAGTGGACCTGCGTGCTTCCTGGACAACCACTAACAGGAACATAGCCTTCGGCCTCTATGATGGTTACAAAAAGGCTGCTGTGCTGAAGAGGAATCTCTCTACAGAAGCTCTGAAAGGTCTGAGGATCGACACACAGCTGCAGGCCAAAAAGCTTAAGCGCTCCTCATCCACTTACTCTTCCAGTGCTTCTCAATCCATTCCCATTATTCCTACCACTCAGCGCCTAGAGAAGAGCCAGAATGAAG GTACATCTATGCTACAAAAGCTGATCGAGGAGACAGACAAGTTTGTGGTGTTTTCTGAAGAGGATGCAGGAGTGAGTGATCAACTGTGTGGGATCGCCGCATGCCAGACCGATGACGTTTATAACCGCAACTGGTGCATAGAGCTGGTCAACTGTCAG ATGATGCTGCGGGGGACAGAGACGGCAGGTTGTGTGCTGGTGTCTGCTGCTAAGGCCCAGCTGCTGCAGTGTGAGCACCATCCAGCCTGGTATAACGACACCCTCAAACAGAAAACTACATGGACCTGCTCACTAGACTGCATGCAGTACTTCGCAACTATGGAACCCAACCCATCTGAGCAAGAAGATGGGCAGCTCTGGTTAGAG GTGAAAAACATTGAGGAGCACAGGGAGCGTAACCTTGACTCAGTGCAGGAGCTGATGGAGAGCGGGCAGGCAGTGGGTGGCATGGTCAGCACCACAACAG ACTGGAACCAGCCTTCTCAGGTTCAGGAGACCCAGCAGGTCCAGCGCATTATCTCACGTTGCAGCTGCCGCATGTACTACATCGGCTACAGCCACGACATCGACCCAGAGCTTGCTACGCAGATCAAGCCTCCAGAAATAAGTGACCGTCATGAGAAAGAGGATCTGCTGAAGAAGCAGGCTG GTGCGGTGGACACCTTCACACTCATCCACAATGAGCTGGAGATCTCCACTAACCCAGTACAGTATGCCATGATCCTGGACATAGTCAACAACCTCCTGCTCCATGTGGAACCCAGACGCAAg GAGCACAGTGAGAAGAAGCAGCGTGTACGCTTCCAGTTGGAGATTTCCAGTAACCCAGAAGAACAGCGCAGCAGCATCCTTCACTTGCAGGAAGCCGTGCGCCAGCATGTTGCTCAGATCCGCCGCTTAGAGAAGCAGATTTACTCCAACATAAGG TCCCAACCGGAAGAGCTGAGAGGAGACGAGTTATCTGACATCAACCTGCGTCTGCAGAACCAGCTCAACCAGGAGAAGACTGACTTACAGATGAAGAGTGAGGAGCTCAACATCCTCATCAG ATGTTTTAAGGACTTCCAGCTGCAGCGGGCCAATAAGATGGAGCTGCGGAAGCCTCCAGAAGATGTGAGTGTGGTGCGTCGCACAGAAATCTACTTTGCTCAGGCTCGCTGGTGCCTCACAGAGGAAGACGGCCAGCTGGGCATTGCTGAGCTGGAGTTGCAGAGGTTTGTGTATAGCAAG CTGAACAAGTCTGATGACACAGCTGAACATCTCTTGGAACTCGGCTGGTTTACAATGAATAACTTACTCCCCAATGCTGCTTACAAG GTAGTGCTGCGTCCCCAGAGCCCTTGTCAGTCTGGCCGCCAACTTGCCCTTCGCATTTTCAGCAAAGTGCGGCCACCTGTGGGTGGGATTTCTGTCAAAGAGCATTTTGAG GTCAATGTGGTGCCGCTTACCATCCAGCTCATGTACCAGTTCTTCAAGAGAATGATGGGCTTTTTCTTTCCTGGGAGAAATGTGGAAGAGGAGGAAGTTGGGGATGAGGAGGACAAGTTCCGATTGGTCACTACAG GTGTTGTAAAGCCAAGGCAGCTATCTGAAGACTCCCTTGCAGGGCTAGGCCCTAGCAAAGGGGTCGCACAGGGGATAAATCGCACTTCAGGAGTCAGGAGGTCATTCCGTAAACCACCTGAG CATCCTGTCGATGACATTGACAAGATGAAAGAGAGAGCTGCGATGAACAACTCTTTCATCTACATCAAAATCCCTCAGGTTCCCCTCTGTGTCAGCTACAAG GGGGAAAAGAGCAGTGTAGACTGGAAGGATCTGAACCTGGTCCTGCCCTGTTTGGAGTATCATAACAACACTTGGACCTGGCTTGACTTTGCCATGGCTGTGAAGAGAGACAGTCGAAAAGCCCTGGTCGCTCAG ATGATAAAAGAGAAGCTGAGACTGAAGCCGGCTGCAGTTGCTGAGTCTCGGGGGAAAGTTGCTGAAGGGAAGGTGGACAGCAGTGTgcagcagcaggaggaggaCGAGAAAGCCCGGCTCCTGATTGGCCTCAGCACCACTGACAAGAGCTCCAGCAAGAAGAGCATCTTTAGCCGACGCAAGTGA
- the glod4 gene encoding glyoxalase domain-containing protein 4: MALRRALHFVFKIGDRTKTATFYRDVLGMKILRHEEFEEGCKATCNGPYDGKWSKTMVGYGPEDDHFVAELTYNYGVGEYRLGNDFLGLTLQSSQAVSNAKRLGWPLTKVGEALYLTEAPGGYHFYLLDKEQPQSDPVQKVSLAVSDLQSSIHYWSSLLGIKVIEKNEEKKSVLMGFSDTQCKLELQDIGAAVDHGTAFGRIAFSCPSEQLPGIEALMKKEKQKILNPLVSLDTPGKATVEVVILADPDGHEICFVGDEAFRQLSAVDPNGNELLDKAIAADKSDEWFAKHNKQKASA, from the exons ATGGCGCTCAGGCGAGCCCTGCATTTCGTCTTTAAAATAGGAGACAGGACCAAGACAGCGACCTTTTACAGAGATGTCCTCGGTATGAAG ATTTTGCGACATGAAGAGTTTGAGGAGGGCTGTAAAGCCACATGTAACGG ACCTTATGATGGAAAATGGAGTAAAACAATGGTAGGCTATGGACCGGAGGATGACCACTTTGTAGCAGAACTGACATATAATTATGGTGTGGGAGAGTACCGCCTTGGCAATGATTTTTTG GGTCTCACTTTACAGTCAAGCCAGGCTGTGAGTAATGCTAAAAGGTTAGGCTGGCCACTTACTAAGGTGGGAGAAGCTCTCTACTTAACTGAAGCCCCTGGTGGATACCACTTTTATCTACTGGACAAAGAGCAGCCGCAGAGTG ACCCAGTTCAGAAAGTGTCCctggctgtgtctgatctacagAGCTCTATACATTACTGGTCCTCTTTGCTGGGAATTAAAGTGATAGAGAAAAATGAGGAGAAGAAAAGTGTACTGATGGGGTTTTCTGATACTCAG TGTAAACTGGAGCTCCAGGACATAGGGGCTGCTGTGGACCACGGAACTGCTTTTGGCAGGATTGCATTCTCTTGCCCAAGCGAACAG CTGCCTGGGATTGAGGCACTAATGAAGAAGGAAAAGCAAAAAATCCTCAACCCTCTCGTCAGCTTGGACACTCCAGGGAAAGCGACTGTGGAAGTGGTCATTCTGGCTGatcct GACGGCCATGAGATCTGCTTTGTGGGTGATGAGGCATTTCGCCAGCTCTCTGCTGTGGATCCCAATGGAAATGAATTGCTTGATAAG gcCATAGCTGCTGATAAAAGTGATGAATGGTTTGCCAAACACAATAAACAGAAGGCTTCAGCATAA